One genomic region from Augochlora pura isolate Apur16 chromosome 7, APUR_v2.2.1, whole genome shotgun sequence encodes:
- the LOC144472625 gene encoding uncharacterized protein LOC144472625: MSTPQKLLILALVATSTLAGETKEPNAKSPTTAQTKEKSKRGLELSLGGDDFGSFGGHGGFGGGGLSLGGGHGGFGGGGLSLGGGLGGGLGGGGGDGGKITGITIHQEKQVRVPAPYPVEKNIPVPYPVPVKIPVERPVPVHVPKPYPVPVEKTIHVPVEKPVPVPYNVPVKVPVSVPYPVSVPVKVPVAIEKEVPYPVKVPVLIKESVPVYVSSGHGGGGGGGYGGGYGGGFGGGFGGGHGLSFGH; encoded by the exons ATGAGCACTCCGCAG AAACTTTTAATACTCGCCCTCGTGGCGACGTCGACCCTGGCCGGAGAGACGAAGGAGCCGAACGCCAAGTCACCGACCACCGCTCAGACGAAAGAGAAGAGCAAACGAGGCCTGGAGCTGAGCTTGGGAGGCGATGACTTCGGAAGCTTCGGGGGCCACGGCGGCTTCGGCGGCGGTGGATTGAGTCTCGGCGGCGGACACGGCGGCTTCGGCGGCGGAGGATTGAGTCTCGGCGGCGGACTCGGCGGCGGACTcggcggtggtggcggcgacggcggcaaGATCACCGGCATCACGATCCACCAGGAGAAGCAAGTTCGCGTCCCGGCACCGTACCCGGTCGAGAAGAACATACCCGTACCGTACCCGGTCCCGGTCAAGATCCCCGTGGAGCGTCCGGTGCCGGTTCACGTACCGAAACCGTACCCAGTCCCGGTAGAGAAGACGATCCACGTGCCAGTGGAGAAACCAGTCCCAGTGCCGTACAATGTGCCCGTCAAAGTGCCCGTGTCGGTCCCGTATCCGGTCAGCGTGCCGGTAAAGGTACCGGTCGCGATCGAGAAGGAGGTTCCCTATCCAGTCAAGGTCCCCGTCTTGATCAAGGAGTCCGTCCCGGTTTACGTTAGCAGTGGCCACggaggtggcggcggcggcggttaCGGTGGCGGTTACGGTGGCGGATTCGGCGGCGGATTCGGCGGTGGACACGGCCTGTCCTTCGGCCATTGA